A genomic region of Runella rosea contains the following coding sequences:
- the porV gene encoding type IX secretion system outer membrane channel protein PorV, with protein sequence MTRKISPLFTIVGFCVSFSSLAQITSGGQDSTGGRPVIASVPFAAFTPDARSAAMGDAGAALSADANSVYWGAAKLVHAPKEYGVALSYTPWLRNITEDMSFAYLSGFKKIGKNQAVGLSLMYFDHGKFEARNNFGTPLGDYYSNEFYGSVAYSRKLTDKFSMGLNVKYIVSNLGNGVQLLGGSALKAGQTAAGDISAFYQTENVDEGTGKGWNYSAALMLQNIGGKVNYGGTTSGFIPTTFKLGGTATRHIDPLNKITFALDLNKLMIPTPGGTASGQDVGTISAMFKSFGDAPGGFSEEVREFMISTGVEYWYNEAFAFRFGYFNETKTKGNRKYFTVGFGARIQQRYGIDFAYLMPQTQGSPLANTFRVSLVVDVFKKAAEVVEDIE encoded by the coding sequence ATGACAAGAAAAATCTCTCCCCTTTTTACAATTGTGGGTTTTTGCGTTTCCTTCAGTTCACTAGCACAGATTACTTCCGGTGGTCAAGATAGCACAGGCGGACGCCCTGTAATAGCCTCCGTTCCCTTTGCTGCTTTTACGCCCGATGCGCGTAGTGCCGCTATGGGAGATGCTGGTGCTGCCTTGAGTGCCGATGCCAACTCGGTGTATTGGGGTGCCGCAAAACTGGTTCATGCCCCAAAAGAATACGGAGTAGCTCTCTCTTATACGCCATGGCTTCGCAACATTACCGAAGATATGTCTTTTGCGTATTTGTCGGGTTTTAAGAAAATCGGTAAAAACCAAGCCGTTGGATTGAGCTTGATGTATTTTGACCACGGCAAATTTGAAGCCCGCAACAACTTCGGTACCCCGTTGGGCGATTATTATTCCAATGAATTTTATGGTTCAGTGGCGTATTCTCGAAAATTGACCGATAAATTTTCGATGGGCTTGAACGTAAAATACATCGTTTCCAACTTAGGAAATGGCGTTCAATTACTGGGCGGTTCGGCCCTAAAGGCGGGGCAGACGGCAGCGGGAGATATCAGCGCGTTTTATCAAACCGAAAATGTGGATGAAGGCACTGGAAAAGGCTGGAATTATTCGGCCGCGTTGATGTTGCAAAACATTGGCGGTAAAGTTAATTACGGAGGCACCACGAGCGGTTTTATTCCAACTACCTTCAAATTGGGCGGAACGGCAACGCGTCATATCGATCCGTTAAATAAAATTACTTTTGCATTGGATTTGAATAAACTCATGATTCCTACGCCAGGCGGTACCGCTTCTGGTCAGGATGTGGGGACTATTTCGGCCATGTTTAAATCTTTCGGCGATGCGCCGGGCGGTTTCAGCGAAGAAGTTCGTGAGTTTATGATTTCTACGGGGGTTGAATACTGGTACAACGAAGCATTTGCTTTCCGTTTTGGATATTTCAACGAAACCAAAACCAAAGGAAATCGTAAGTATTTCACGGTGGGTTTTGGCGCTCGTATTCAGCAGCGCTACGGCATCGACTTTGCTTACCTGATGCCCCAAACGCAAGGAAGTCCTTTGGCCAATACCTTCCGAGTGTCGTTGGTAGTAGATGTATTCAAAAAGGCGGCTGAAGTAGTAGAAGACATCGAATAA
- a CDS encoding LuxE/PaaK family acyltransferase, whose protein sequence is MNRRQELKQLIKNVTPDTFEDVALAVFRWQAVSNFIYREYLSHLRCHPDKVQSLTQIPFMPIGFFKKHTVLTESPSVQTTFESSGTTGAQTSRHHVADLDWYTDISIRIFEQTYGPLSNCHLLALLPSYLERNNSSLVYMVQQFIAQTHSSVSGFFLHNVDELLITLKNLAQNSDGRTVILWGVTFALLDLAESAMPQDLEYLQDLSGLMVMETGGMKGRRREMLREEVHEVLTKAFGVKVIHSEYGMTELLSQSYSKGDGIFDASATMRILLRDINDPRAVYNNPQSGLRYGGINVVDLANLDSCAFIETQDLGRFVGENATQFEVIGRFDNSDVRGCNLLI, encoded by the coding sequence ATGAATCGTCGTCAAGAGTTAAAACAGTTAATAAAAAATGTCACGCCCGATACCTTCGAGGACGTTGCATTAGCGGTTTTTCGTTGGCAAGCCGTTTCCAATTTTATTTATCGGGAATATTTAAGCCATTTACGCTGTCATCCTGACAAGGTGCAGTCGCTGACGCAGATTCCTTTTATGCCGATTGGATTTTTCAAAAAACATACCGTGCTCACCGAATCGCCCAGTGTTCAGACCACTTTTGAAAGCAGCGGAACGACTGGCGCTCAAACCAGTCGGCATCACGTAGCAGACTTGGATTGGTACACCGACATCAGCATCCGTATTTTTGAACAAACGTACGGCCCGTTGTCGAATTGCCATTTGTTAGCCCTTTTACCTTCCTATCTTGAACGAAATAACTCGTCTTTGGTGTATATGGTTCAACAATTTATTGCGCAGACCCATTCGTCGGTTTCGGGTTTTTTCCTGCACAATGTGGATGAATTGTTGATAACTCTCAAAAACCTCGCCCAAAACTCCGACGGGCGTACCGTGATTTTGTGGGGAGTTACCTTTGCGTTGCTGGATTTGGCCGAATCTGCGATGCCGCAAGACTTGGAATATCTCCAAGATCTTTCAGGTCTGATGGTGATGGAAACAGGCGGTATGAAAGGCCGCCGCCGCGAAATGCTCCGCGAGGAAGTACATGAAGTGCTGACAAAAGCCTTTGGGGTAAAAGTGATTCATTCGGAGTACGGCATGACCGAGCTGCTTTCACAATCTTATTCAAAAGGCGATGGTATTTTTGACGCTTCGGCTACGATGCGCATTTTATTGCGGGATATCAACGACCCCCGGGCTGTGTATAACAACCCCCAGTCGGGGCTTCGTTATGGCGGCATCAATGTCGTTGATTTAGCCAATCTGGATTCTTGTGCCTTTATTGAAACGCAGGATTTAGGACGTTTTGTGGGTGAAAATGCCACCCAGTTTGAAGTAATCGGGCGTTTTGATAATTCAGACGTTAGAGGATGTAATCTGTTGATTTAA
- a CDS encoding nucleotidyltransferase domain-containing protein, translated as MQHAIFQSFINNAIAVLQESTDMLGLAIAGSWITHETDSFSDLDLVLVSTTKISDNPEQMKAVANQLGTVLSAFTGEHVGETRLLICLYNNPLLHVDIKFLTLDEFHHRIENPVVVWERDHQLTNIIQETQAVWPYPDYQWIEDRFWVWIHYATLKIGRGELLEAFDFLGFIRMMVLGPLLHIKNGNQPRGVRKVETKLALEDFAELRKTVVPMTKTDLVAALWKSIKLYEDLQNHLFDANITLKEDAAQEVKVYLYKVEKM; from the coding sequence ATGCAACACGCTATTTTTCAATCATTTATTAACAACGCCATTGCGGTTTTACAGGAATCAACGGATATGCTCGGCCTTGCGATCGCGGGCTCTTGGATTACCCATGAAACAGATTCGTTTTCAGATTTAGACCTTGTGTTGGTTTCTACCACCAAAATTTCTGATAATCCTGAGCAAATGAAAGCCGTAGCCAATCAGCTGGGGACGGTCCTTTCTGCCTTCACGGGCGAGCACGTGGGCGAGACGCGGTTATTAATTTGTTTGTACAACAATCCGCTTCTGCACGTAGACATCAAATTTTTGACGCTGGATGAATTTCATCATCGCATAGAAAATCCAGTGGTCGTGTGGGAGCGCGACCATCAACTGACCAACATCATCCAAGAAACCCAGGCCGTGTGGCCTTACCCTGATTATCAATGGATTGAAGACCGATTTTGGGTTTGGATTCATTATGCCACCCTGAAAATTGGAAGAGGAGAATTGCTTGAAGCCTTTGATTTTCTGGGCTTTATTCGAATGATGGTTTTAGGACCTTTATTACACATCAAAAACGGCAATCAACCGCGCGGTGTCCGAAAAGTGGAAACGAAACTGGCCCTAGAAGACTTTGCAGAACTGCGCAAAACAGTAGTCCCAATGACCAAAACCGATTTGGTGGCAGCGCTGTGGAAATCCATCAAACTTTATGAAGATTTGCAGAATCACCTTTTCGACGCAAATATTACGCTGAAAGAAGATGCCGCTCAAGAAGTCAAAGTATATTTGTATAAAGTGGAAAAAATGTAG